The genomic window CCATGGAATACCTGAATTATTTAAGCACCCATTTTTAACTGCTTTCTGGGTGTGGGAAAGCTAAAAATTGAGGCAGAAACAATACTAATACTTCACTGTGGTACGTTTAGCATGCTTTTTTCTCAGTAAAGGTTGTCTCTTTCATGGTTTCTTACAGGATGCATTATTTAAAAACAGTCATATTGGAAATGGCTGACGTGTTTAATTAATGGCTGGATACCAGGTCATCATGCCACAGCTTAATGCCTGTTGCCTATTGTGTCTCAAATCAAATGGTTATGTTGATAAGCCTGGAACTGACCTTTCTGTAACTCTGCCTTGGAAGAAAACGAGTTTTTATCGGCCCATGGAACTTGACTGAAATCTAAGAAGGTTAAACTATTAAAATTGGCTTTTGGTGCGTGTTTGCTAGTGCATTTGATCTAGGGTCGGAGATGAGTCTAAAGATATCTTTAGGTTATTATTTTCTGTGGCAATATCTCTTTCAATCGTTTTCTGGTGGTGGTTTGTATGGTGTGGTGTATAATTTGTGTTGCGTGTGGCAGGAAAGAAGCATATTGCTTATCTAATAATATTCTTGCCAAGGACAGATAAAACCAAAGGATGTGAAAGTAGCAGAACCAAAATTAAGTTAGTTGGATTCCGCAAGCACTAACTATTGTAGATTTGTTGTACAAATAGCATTATTAAATTCTGGCATAGATTCGTTGACAAAATGGTATTATTAATATTTGCTTCTTTTTTCCAGTGATCATTGCACTTCTCTCCTCTTCAAGCATGACATCAGACAGGATGGAGCCATATTCAAATGAGATCGCTTTTTCATATAGTTCTATTATCTTATCTTGGTGGAATAAAATTATTCTGCAGCTTAGGGAGAACTGATCTCTCCTAATTACAATTTTGTCCCTATCCACTCTTTAAATTCATCAAAAAGTCGAACGGCAACTTCATTTTTGTATTAAAATTCGAATAATCACAAAAATCAATGAACTTACTTATTCTTCCGCTTATTTCTCCaaccaaaaaataatttattttacggAATAAATTATCCTTTTATGGCAGAGGGATAGCTCTCCAAAAGTCACATCccgctaccaaatgcaacctaagatAGCTTTATCCAAGTGCTTGGCCTAGCCAGATGGTGTATGATATGAACTGGTCAATGTTAGGTGGCTTTTTTTTAGGCGAAATCCAACAGGTGTACAAATTACCACCCAAAGGCCAAAACCCATCCTGTCCGATGTCATGTGAAGTATGGAGCAGGAAAGGTAACCCCCACTCACTCCAAAAGGAAGAGATAAAGGGTGGAAAGCaataataaggaaaaaaaaaacaacggCCTTTCTAATCCCACGTGTCCAACGGTCAAATTTATTACCCGCCCCCTCTTATTCCAATTCTTGCTGCCGAATCTGGAGGATGCTGATCGCACCTGCTCCGAATGTAGCCGTTAGAAGATTCAAATACCCAAATTTTGAACACAAACTTAGATGATAAATTAATAATTTGACCAGGGCCCCACCGGAAGGTGGCCCTCCGATCAAAAGTAAGGAATTCTTTTTACGCCAGACATTCAACGGCTATCGTACGGTCCAAGGGGGGGAGTTTGTGGTCCAAACGATCCCCTTCCCTTCGTTCTCGGACCACTACCAACTCTCTCTCCTCCGTAGCAGCAGTGGTGGATATATACTAAACGCTGGGAATCCATAGACATCCTTTCAGTCTTtcatcttctcttcctcctctctcccatctctctttctctctcttcctctgcaAATGGGTCTTTGTTTCAGCAGGAAGGAAAGCCCTTCCCCTCCTTCCGATCCCATTCCAAAATGTGTTCCAAATGAGAAGAATGtgaaggaggagaaggagaagcaAAGAGTAGCAGCAGCTCAGCCAGAAGCAGAAGTAGCCACTGAGAAGAAGCAGGTCTTCGTCATCACCCAAGCTGCAAAGAAAACTGCCGCTGTCACTGCCGAGGAGAAGGATAGGAAGAAAGCGGAGACGCCCACAAAGAAGAGCTACAAAAAAGAAGAGAGCAGTGGGAGCGGTGGCGACCGGAGTCCTCTAGACCCAGTGAGGACTTCGAGCTGCACAAAGGAGGAGGTGGATGCTATACTTATCCAGTGCGGCCGCCTCAGCCGCAGCTCATCAGGGAAGGCTGGGCATAGGAGGAGGTACTCGGGCTCGAAGCGGAGCTACGATTTTGATAATGAGAAGAAGagggatgaggaggaggaggaggagtggGAGAAGCCAATCTCTAGGCCTTCTCCTCACCGGAGGACACCCGGCAGGGAGCGGTCTGGAAGCAGGGAAAGGAGCAGTGGCGGGGGAAGAAGGGCGAGCCGATCACCAGGGAGGAGATCGCCAGGGAGGAGATCGGAAGCTCCAACTTCATCCAGCTCTGCCGGTGAGAAATCGAAGCAACCTGCGAAGATGGTGTCGGTTCCAGCGAGGGAGAAGGGTGGTGGGTTGGTCACCGAGGCTGGAGGGGCGGGTACGACGAGGGTCTCCTCTGCTGCGGCTAGCAAGAGAGGCGGTGAGGTCAGGGGACTGAGGAGCGCATCCCCTCGGTCCCGGTCGCCGGCGAATACCACGAGGACGGCAAATGAGAATGCGGTTCATCACAATGCTCAGCCTCAGTCCCTCAGCCGGAGCTCGTCCAGGAAGGCGGAGCAATCGCCTTACAGAAGGAATCCGATGGCGGAGATCGATGAAAACTCCCACAGGGGAAACCAGAATGGCAGCAGTAATTATAAGGCACAGAAGACCAAAGAAGGGGAGGAAGGGTTGAGAAAGCCAAGTCAATCACAGACTCAGGTGACAATCACTTGGCTCTTATTTTCGACTTTATGAAAGATCTTTGTTCTTCTATgggttgatttttatttttttagattgatgtaatttgatttgttttatcACAGAAAGCGAGTGAAAACATTGCTAATTTGCGAAAATCCGAGAAGAGAAATGGAGGAGCAGTGGAGGTTTCGAATGGGGTTAAAAGCACCAATGTAATCACCAGCTCCCTTCGTGAGCAGCTAGTGAACTGCCAAGCCAAGGAGCAGCAAATGGAGCATGAGATAAGGGAGGGAGCTCTGCAGGTCAAAGGGGCTTCAAAGGATGGTGAGGCTCATTTGACAAGCAATGGAGTAGAAAGCCTCCATCCAATAACCATAACAAGAACTAGATCCTCGAGGAGATCTTCCAGAGATTTCGAGAATGCTCTGGATCTCAATCCAGATAATCACCTCAATCCGGCTTCCTATACCTCTTTGCTGCTCGAAGATATCCACAATTACCACCAGAAAAACACTGCCTTTTCTCTCCCTGCTTGTGTCTCCAAGGCCTGCTCCATCCTTGAGGCAGTGGCTGACCTCAACTCCTCCTGTTCTGAAAACAAGAGCTCTGAAGCAGACCGTTCTAACAACGATAATGACTCACTCAATGGGCGATTTGGAAGAAGGGGTTTGGTTCCAAAGGGGCCATTTGTTGAGTCTGAGATCGTTGTGAAGGATGATCTGATGGAGCCCAGCCTCCACAAATATATCTCGGTGAGAGACTTGggaggggaggtggagccgcaagAGTCAGCAGGGAGCAATAGCTTCATAGGACAGCCCTGGTCTTCTTCTTGGGAGCCCAATTCAGTCGATTCCACCGACCGATATTGGACTTCGCAGTCGATCAATGGCGACGAAGCTgaacagcagcagcaacagtcgATGCCAGATGTCGCCCGCAACTCTGAAGATCGGGGCAGGAGATTGAGGAGTGGATCTTGTACCAACAGCCTCCCAACTACAATGCCATCAGGCAGCAAGAAGATAGAGGTGGATCATCATCGCCCGCTTCACCGTGGTGGTAGCAGTCTTGGTGGTGGGAGTGGGAAAGCTGGTGGCAGTAGGTCCTTGTCACttcctgttgctgctgctgctgctgctagcTCTTAGCATCAATATCATGTGGCTTTAGTGTTGCAAACTTACTCATGTCTAGGTTGATGTCATAGCAAGAAAGTTTGCTCTTCAAAGATGTGATATTTTTCTCTCCTATACATTGTTCAGATGTAGTCATCGCAATGACAGAAGCAATGTATGCCCTTTTCATTGTTCTTCTTGTGTTTAATGTTCGGTAGAGACCTCAAATCATTTTGTTCCAGTGGAAATGTTAGGTATGTGAATTTGATTTGCACTTTGGCTGGATGCTATTTATGATTGGTATCATGAAGTTTGCATGACCTGTTCAGATAACATATTTGTCATGCCTGCAGTTTAAGAGCAGGCATTGGACCCCAGAAATTCAATGCTGTGATGTGGTCTCAGGAAGGCATCTTGAGATAGAACAGCTATGGTAAGATCGGATGATGAGACATTAGGACAATTAGCCTCCTCTCACCAAGTATGGGTGAAGCCTGTGCTAGGTAAAGCCAATGTTCATAGTATTAGTTGGATTTCTgagtgaaaaaaaatatatcatctgCAACATGTACACAGCGAAGGATCATATCATTAACAGTCCACAATGACTGGAACTGTCGTAAAAGCTACTTTTTAGGTTGACTAAAAGTGAAGGTGCACATTAATTTGGTCTCCACACAATGAACTTGAAGTTgttcaaattaaaatttcaatTTTGAGCTCATATCCTTAGTCCAGTGATTGCTGATGTGAGCAACAGTACATGAAAACATTAAACTGGTTTTTGAGGTTCATAAAAGTAGTGAACTTACAAGCACCATCTCAAGATAccaaaaaaattacattaatttggtCTCCACACAATGAACTTGAAGTtgttcaaattaaaattcaattttgagctcaTATCCTTAGTCCAGTGATTGCTGATGTGAGCAACAGTACATGAAAACATTAAACTGGTTTTTGAGGATCATAAAAGTAGTGAACTTACAACCACCACCTCAAGATACCAAAAAAATTACATTATTGTAAATAAATAAACAAGAACTCCTCTGTTGTTGTTCGAACTTTCATCAGAAGACAAACCCAGATTCCTTATCAAGGATCAGACAAGCAGTTAACTGGAAATCAGATTATAATTTTGTCAAGGAGCATGACATTATGTCAAACATAATCAAATAAGAAGAAGATCATGTAGCTTGCCCATGCATACTTGAAGTCCTTTATAATTCATCATCTCTTTAATGAATAGAATATAGTCTAATAATAGCACATGATTAGAATATATTGACAGTATCATATGATATGTACTATTATACTTCATGGATTGCTTTCATG from Elaeis guineensis isolate ETL-2024a chromosome 4, EG11, whole genome shotgun sequence includes these protein-coding regions:
- the LOC140856971 gene encoding uncharacterized protein yields the protein MGLCFSRKESPSPPSDPIPKCVPNEKNVKEEKEKQRVAAAQPEAEVATEKKQVFVITQAAKKTAAVTAEEKDRKKAETPTKKSYKKEESSGSGGDRSPLDPVRTSSCTKEEVDAILIQCGRLSRSSSGKAGHRRRYSGSKRSYDFDNEKKRDEEEEEEWEKPISRPSPHRRTPGRERSGSRERSSGGGRRASRSPGRRSPGRRSEAPTSSSSAGEKSKQPAKMVSVPAREKGGGLVTEAGGAGTTRVSSAAASKRGGEVRGLRSASPRSRSPANTTRTANENAVHHNAQPQSLSRSSSRKAEQSPYRRNPMAEIDENSHRGNQNGSSNYKAQKTKEGEEGLRKPSQSQTQKASENIANLRKSEKRNGGAVEVSNGVKSTNVITSSLREQLVNCQAKEQQMEHEIREGALQVKGASKDGEAHLTSNGVESLHPITITRTRSSRRSSRDFENALDLNPDNHLNPASYTSLLLEDIHNYHQKNTAFSLPACVSKACSILEAVADLNSSCSENKSSEADRSNNDNDSLNGRFGRRGLVPKGPFVESEIVVKDDLMEPSLHKYISVRDLGGEVEPQESAGSNSFIGQPWSSSWEPNSVDSTDRYWTSQSINGDEAEQQQQQSMPDVARNSEDRGRRLRSGSCTNSLPTTMPSGSKKIEVDHHRPLHRGGSSLGGGSGKAGGSRSLSLPVAAAAAASS